The following coding sequences lie in one Mucilaginibacter sp. KACC 22773 genomic window:
- a CDS encoding RagB/SusD family nutrient uptake outer membrane protein, with product MKKYLYTVVVIMLLTSCKKFLDVKPQSQINKDDLFTTEQGFKEALNGVYTLCASSSLYGGVLTFNNDILSQNYQFNDVILQSTANFNYSLSGVVAKNDNTWSSAYRAIANCNYILAAIDDKKGLFADKDYQLIKGETLALRAYLHFDILRMFGPSYKVGPSIKAIPYVTTVGVTSTPFSTTADAITKIIADLTAAKTLLMSDPIISSAYVIGYPSTVGSTETASNDLFLQNRRHRLNYYAVCGELARVYLYKSDQVNSLANALEVINAKRFPFTDQDDFFNSDIQKKDRIFYKELIAAWFIDTKGINGQLQSLFTVSNPLYSATVDQVNDIYQVGQDGAEDWRYKQWFLSTAATTGGPNRAVLQKYITNLDPEPNLHPLVAPAIRLSEMYYIAAEASYDTDPVKAIGYYNTIRAKRGIGNTLIDVPAKNAFIDLLLAEARKEFYAENQMFYMYKRLNHAVVVSSTQNIQPSNGVFMFPLPQDEQAYRTN from the coding sequence ATGAAAAAATATTTATACACCGTAGTGGTTATCATGTTGCTTACATCATGCAAAAAGTTTTTGGATGTTAAGCCGCAGTCGCAAATCAATAAAGACGATCTTTTTACTACAGAACAGGGATTTAAGGAGGCCTTAAACGGGGTTTATACCCTCTGTGCATCGTCATCGCTGTATGGTGGCGTCCTGACATTCAATAATGACATCTTATCGCAGAATTACCAGTTTAATGATGTGATACTGCAATCTACCGCTAATTTTAATTATAGCCTTAGTGGCGTTGTAGCAAAAAATGATAATACCTGGTCATCAGCCTATCGCGCAATAGCCAATTGTAATTATATCCTGGCAGCTATTGACGATAAAAAAGGACTGTTTGCCGATAAGGATTACCAATTGATTAAAGGCGAAACCCTGGCATTAAGGGCTTACCTGCACTTTGATATACTCCGCATGTTTGGTCCATCGTATAAAGTGGGGCCAAGTATCAAAGCGATACCATACGTTACTACCGTAGGTGTTACCAGTACGCCGTTTTCGACTACCGCCGACGCGATCACGAAAATAATTGCCGACCTGACCGCGGCAAAAACATTGCTGATGTCTGATCCTATCATTTCATCGGCCTATGTAATTGGCTATCCATCAACAGTTGGTAGTACCGAAACAGCAAGTAATGATCTGTTTTTGCAAAACAGGCGTCATCGCCTTAATTATTACGCTGTTTGCGGCGAGTTGGCCCGGGTTTATTTGTATAAGAGCGACCAGGTTAACAGTCTTGCCAATGCATTAGAAGTAATCAACGCTAAAAGATTCCCTTTTACAGATCAGGACGATTTTTTCAATAGCGACATTCAGAAAAAGGACAGGATCTTTTATAAAGAGCTGATTGCCGCCTGGTTTATTGACACTAAAGGCATTAACGGCCAGCTTCAAAGCCTGTTTACTGTAAGTAACCCGCTTTACAGTGCCACGGTTGACCAGGTTAATGACATTTACCAGGTAGGCCAGGATGGGGCCGAAGACTGGCGCTATAAGCAATGGTTTTTATCAACCGCGGCTACTACAGGCGGGCCAAACCGTGCTGTGTTGCAAAAATACATCACCAATCTTGATCCCGAACCTAATCTCCATCCACTGGTTGCACCGGCTATACGATTAAGTGAAATGTACTATATAGCTGCCGAAGCAAGCTACGACACGGACCCGGTTAAGGCGATAGGCTACTATAATACCATAAGGGCAAAACGCGGGATAGGCAACACACTTATAGATGTACCGGCCAAAAACGCCTTCATCGATTTACTGCTGGCCGAAGCCCGTAAAGAGTTTTATGCTGAAAACCAGATGTTTTATATGTATAAACGCTTGAACCATGCGGTAGTGGTGTCATCAACGCAAAATATACAGCCATCAAATGGGGTGTTTATGTTCCCGCTGCCGCAAGATGAACAGGCTTACAGAACCAACTAA
- a CDS encoding DUF4843 domain-containing protein codes for MKRKLLFAFLICAALASCKKETLTTYNAPGGKDNIYLGYANTDSVVYSFAYKPTLNQDTVWVPVKISGNRVNHPRSFMLSVDAANSSAVRTLHYQPLKPSYTMPADSGTIHVPVIILNTDTGLVNYSVKLAIQVSGGTDFSSNLPLDIRSKQIVFSNRLEEPAWWPYWGQLGGYSRVKHQLFLISSGTTDLVQLNPQVDPNYFLYIPRDLYYINNMHEFLIDPFNWIKQNPSKGFVLTPRSDNTGDYDFYNQAAPNKKFWLKYFPTVKQLIFMDENKNQILI; via the coding sequence ATGAAAAGAAAATTATTATTTGCCTTTCTTATTTGCGCGGCCCTTGCCAGTTGTAAAAAAGAGACTTTAACTACATACAATGCACCCGGCGGCAAGGATAATATTTACCTTGGGTATGCCAATACCGACAGCGTAGTATATTCATTTGCCTATAAGCCAACCTTAAACCAGGATACCGTTTGGGTGCCCGTAAAAATATCAGGTAACAGGGTTAACCATCCCCGGAGCTTTATGTTGAGCGTTGATGCGGCCAATTCTTCGGCTGTGCGCACTTTGCATTATCAGCCATTAAAACCATCATATACTATGCCTGCCGACTCGGGTACGATACATGTGCCGGTTATTATTTTAAATACCGATACAGGTTTGGTCAATTACTCGGTAAAACTCGCTATCCAGGTTTCGGGCGGGACAGATTTTTCATCGAACCTGCCACTGGATATCCGCTCCAAGCAAATCGTTTTCTCCAACAGGTTAGAAGAACCCGCATGGTGGCCATATTGGGGACAATTGGGTGGTTACAGCAGGGTAAAGCACCAACTGTTTTTAATTTCATCGGGCACTACAGACCTGGTACAGCTTAATCCACAGGTTGATCCTAATTACTTCTTATATATCCCCCGCGATTTGTACTATATCAATAATATGCACGAGTTTTTGATTGATCCTTTTAACTGGATCAAGCAAAATCCAAGCAAGGGATTTGTACTTACCCCACGGAGCGATAACACCGGCGACTATGATTTTTATAATCAGGCCGCGCCCAATAAAAAGTTCTGGCTCAAATACTTCCCAACCGTTAAGCAGCTCATTTTTATGGATGAGAATAAAAATCAGATTCTGATATAA
- a CDS encoding PKD-like family lipoprotein — translation MKYKILYIPMLFALFFSACKKDLGNYKYNPPSQPIVVNFTDGTFNALVGDTLKLEPYVQFDGADYLKDLSYQWDIYVDEDARTDTYTGYPLAIVYNLPPKLRNAKLTVTDKRNGIKYFFPFKIQGNTQFSTGTTVLSVDNGVTKLSFIKPDRSVLSNLYFSLMGENLPNNPVQLFAKPLAYQPGTAEDYWVICQDPTKNSVTIDGNTMLRKRYFNEQFFVAPATITPQGFEASMGVPTGVINNKLYLSVTSTAPFAPDFGKFSNPQSGTYTLSKFFTRTPGYFFGFDLATKAFVSFDGGGNYMGADYTVKGKAFNPLNTGITDLVFMQAQPGQSYAYFRDTDGKIYELSFYIDMDDYSQRAIETYYKREFKAEAYIKADTKWQKSAVDVFYFTSDDKIYRYNPLNQDLRTLDANMGGKKVSMIKLSADGNTLTAGVAGSLYTLDVSVGKNGVVTKQLDGIPGSPVDIVIK, via the coding sequence ATGAAGTACAAAATATTATATATACCTATGCTGTTTGCCTTGTTCTTTAGCGCCTGCAAAAAGGATTTAGGTAACTATAAGTATAATCCGCCATCGCAGCCCATTGTGGTGAATTTTACTGATGGTACGTTTAATGCGCTGGTTGGCGATACCCTAAAGCTTGAACCCTATGTACAGTTTGATGGTGCCGATTACCTGAAAGATCTTTCCTATCAATGGGATATTTATGTAGATGAAGATGCGCGTACAGATACTTATACCGGCTATCCCCTTGCAATAGTGTATAACTTGCCGCCAAAGCTGCGTAACGCTAAATTAACTGTTACCGATAAACGTAACGGTATCAAATACTTTTTTCCGTTCAAAATACAGGGTAATACCCAGTTTTCAACAGGTACAACAGTATTGAGTGTTGATAATGGCGTTACTAAGCTATCTTTTATAAAACCCGACAGGTCTGTATTAAGCAACCTTTATTTTTCTCTTATGGGCGAAAATCTACCCAATAACCCTGTTCAGCTATTCGCCAAACCCCTGGCTTATCAGCCTGGCACAGCCGAAGATTATTGGGTTATTTGCCAGGACCCAACCAAAAACAGCGTGACCATTGATGGTAATACCATGCTTAGGAAAAGGTATTTTAACGAACAATTTTTTGTTGCACCGGCTACCATCACTCCGCAGGGGTTTGAAGCCTCAATGGGTGTACCAACAGGTGTTATCAATAATAAGCTTTATTTGTCCGTTACCTCAACTGCGCCGTTTGCACCGGATTTTGGAAAGTTTTCAAACCCGCAATCGGGTACTTACACACTATCTAAGTTTTTTACCCGTACGCCCGGTTACTTTTTTGGGTTCGATTTAGCAACCAAAGCATTTGTTTCTTTTGATGGCGGCGGCAATTATATGGGGGCCGACTACACGGTAAAAGGCAAAGCCTTTAATCCGCTTAACACGGGTATTACCGACCTGGTATTTATGCAGGCACAGCCAGGCCAATCCTACGCTTATTTCAGGGATACCGATGGCAAAATATATGAGCTTTCCTTTTACATCGATATGGATGACTATTCGCAACGCGCTATAGAAACTTATTACAAACGCGAGTTTAAAGCCGAGGCGTATATAAAAGCCGATACCAAATGGCAAAAATCGGCGGTTGATGTCTTCTACTTCACATCTGACGATAAAATATATCGCTACAATCCTTTAAATCAGGATTTACGCACTTTAGATGCCAATATGGGGGGCAAAAAAGTAAGCATGATAAAGCTAAGTGCCGATGGTAATACACTTACTGCCGGTGTCGCCGGAAGCCTGTATACCCTTGATGTTAGCGTAGGTAAAAACGGTGTAGTAACAAAACAGCTTGACGGTATCCCCGGTTCGCCGGTTGATATCGTAATTAAGTAA